One window of Colius striatus isolate bColStr4 chromosome 16, bColStr4.1.hap1, whole genome shotgun sequence genomic DNA carries:
- the LOC133626959 gene encoding uncharacterized protein LOC133626959, which yields MCAAGGSQLLHLHPLLFQLSIAVCLGFLAAWTPYAIVALWAVLGDASQMPALAFVLSALFAKSSTLYNPLVYLLFKPNFQQFLSKDVVLLQAIRTLLCCGCPSATLQPFPSPGPWDPPGPCRNCSDAFECFSKYPKCYALPRAPGSSPRRAPLALLADGAAGQPGLKGTVQVMVLVTRKRSGLGTASVMGEALPPGITKDLL from the coding sequence atgtgtgctgcaggaggctcaCAGCTCCTCCATCTCCACccccttctcttccagctgagcATCGCTGTGTGCCTGGGCTTTCTGGCTGCCTGGACCCCTTACGCCATCGTTGCCCTGTGGGCAGTCCTGGGCGATGCCAGCCAGATGCCAGCCCTGGCCTTTGTGCTGTCAGCTCTCTTTGCCAAGTCCTCAACGCTCTACAACCCCCTGGTGTACCTGCTCTTCAAGCCCAACTTCCAGCAGTTCCTCTCCAAGGACGTGGTGCTCCTCCAGGCCATCCGCACCCTCCTGTGCTGCGGCTGCCCGAGCGCCACGCTCCAGCCCTTCCCGTCCCCGGgcccctgggacccccctggGCCTTGCAGGAACTGCAGTGATGCTTTTGAGTGTTTCAGTAAGTACCCCAAGTGCTACGCCCTGCCCCGGGCGCCCGGCAGCTCACCCCGCCGTGCTCCCCTGGCTCTCCTGGCCGATGGAGCCGCTGGCCAGCCGGGGCTGAAGGGGACGGTGCAGGTGATGGTGCTGGTCACACGGAAGAGGTCAGGCCTGGGCACTGCCAGTGTGATGGGGGAAGCTCTGCCACCGGGCATCACAAAAGACCTCCTCTGA